In the genome of Telluria beijingensis, one region contains:
- a CDS encoding allantoate amidohydrolase has translation MLTIQALNEVDAAAFTGALTGIYEHSPWIAARAAAARPFATLAALKLALQAVVDGASDEERLSLLRAHPELAGRAAIAGELTAESTGEQASSGLDRCTPDEYAQLHALNAQYNERFGFPFILAVKGTTGRGLARQDIIDTFVRRLDNTRDDELREALRQVHRIAEIRLNARLEVEPSLGATVMDWCETLGGISDTDTDLTCAYMTPAHRRTAATIADWMRDAGMTVHIDAVGNVVGRYAAAVPGARTLVTGSHYDTVRNGGKYDGRLGILLPVALVGQLNARGERLPYDLEVIAFAEEEGVRFRSTFLGSSAVAGGFDPALLDAVDADGILLRDALLAAGHDPAAIPTIARDPASVLGFVEVHIEQGPVLLERGLPLGVVSAIAGSSRYVVELKGVASHAGTTPMGMRRDAAAAAAEIVLLVESRCSGPASLVGTVGQLDVPAGSVNVVPGACRLSLDIRAADDAIRLAAVDDILAGVEQICARRGVQEKLYKLLEIDAVPCAPHLMAQLGHAVERAGLPRVDLPSGAGHDAMRMARLTDVAMLFVRCGNGGISHNPLETMTADDADLAGTVLLNFLLDFLRGITLPAAPAGSGS, from the coding sequence ATGTTGACGATCCAGGCGCTGAACGAAGTCGATGCCGCCGCCTTTACCGGGGCGCTCACCGGCATCTACGAACACTCGCCCTGGATCGCGGCGCGCGCCGCCGCAGCCCGCCCCTTCGCGACGCTGGCCGCGCTCAAGCTGGCCTTGCAGGCGGTAGTCGATGGCGCGAGCGACGAGGAACGCCTGTCCCTGCTGCGCGCACACCCCGAACTGGCCGGCAGGGCCGCCATCGCCGGCGAGCTGACGGCGGAATCGACCGGCGAACAGGCCAGCTCCGGCCTGGACCGCTGCACACCGGACGAATATGCGCAGCTGCATGCACTCAATGCACAATACAACGAGCGCTTCGGTTTCCCCTTCATCCTGGCCGTGAAAGGCACGACCGGCCGCGGGCTGGCGCGGCAAGACATCATCGATACCTTCGTGCGCCGCCTGGACAACACGCGCGACGACGAATTGCGCGAAGCGCTGCGCCAGGTGCACCGCATCGCCGAGATCCGCCTGAATGCGCGGCTCGAAGTCGAACCGTCGCTCGGCGCCACCGTGATGGACTGGTGCGAGACCCTCGGCGGCATCAGCGACACCGACACCGATCTGACCTGCGCCTACATGACGCCGGCCCACCGGCGCACCGCCGCGACCATCGCGGACTGGATGCGCGATGCCGGCATGACGGTCCACATCGACGCCGTCGGCAACGTGGTCGGCCGCTATGCCGCCGCCGTGCCGGGCGCGCGGACCCTGGTCACCGGCTCGCACTACGACACCGTGCGCAATGGCGGCAAGTACGACGGCCGGCTCGGCATCCTGCTGCCGGTGGCGCTGGTCGGCCAGCTGAATGCGCGCGGCGAGCGCCTGCCCTACGACCTGGAAGTGATCGCCTTCGCCGAAGAGGAAGGCGTGCGCTTTCGCAGCACCTTCCTCGGCAGCAGCGCGGTGGCCGGCGGCTTCGACCCGGCGCTGCTCGATGCGGTCGACGCCGACGGCATCCTGCTGCGCGACGCCCTGCTGGCGGCCGGCCACGATCCGGCGGCCATCCCGACCATCGCGCGCGATCCCGCCAGCGTGCTGGGCTTCGTCGAAGTCCATATCGAACAGGGACCGGTGCTGCTCGAGCGCGGCCTGCCGCTGGGCGTGGTGAGCGCGATCGCTGGCAGCTCGCGCTACGTCGTCGAACTGAAAGGCGTGGCCAGCCACGCCGGCACCACGCCGATGGGCATGCGGCGCGATGCCGCCGCCGCCGCGGCCGAGATCGTATTGCTGGTGGAAAGCCGCTGCAGTGGCCCCGCCTCGCTGGTGGGCACGGTCGGCCAGCTGGACGTGCCCGCCGGTTCGGTCAATGTGGTGCCCGGCGCCTGCAGGCTGTCGCTCGATATCCGCGCCGCCGATGACGCAATCCGGCTGGCGGCGGTGGACGATATCCTGGCGGGAGTCGAGCAAATCTGCGCGCGGCGCGGCGTCCAGGAAAAACTCTACAAATTGCTCGAGATCGACGCCGTGCCCTGCGCGCCGCACCTGATGGCGCAACTGGGCCACGCCGTCGAACGCGCCGGCCTGCCGCGTGTCGACCTGCCCTCGGGCGCCGGCCACGACGCGATGCGCATGGCCCGACTCACCGACGTCGCGATGCTGTTCGTCCGCTGCGGCAACGGCGGCATCAGCCACAATCCGCTCGAGACCATGACCGCCGACGATGCGGACCTCGCCGGCACGGTTTTGCTCAACTTTCTGCTCGACTTCCTGCGCGGTATTACTCTGCCTGCAGCGCCGGCAGGATCAGGGTCGTGA
- a CDS encoding LysR family transcriptional regulator, with product MSSLPRNLDLHLIRILYLLLVEKNVSRVALKLNQPQPSISASLRKLRELTGDPLLVRGARGMVPTQHGESLLKPAKRILDEAESLFVRKAPFVPEQAARTFHIAAPDYLDARFLPNVVALLRRGSPASKVVIHALGPGLDYLRMLSDGDMDLVIANWDEPPAHLHMSKLFEDPIICTMRADSPYARRTAPDAMTLEDYLDLPHVAPTQMLPGYHGVIDAYLERHGLQRRVAVESPYFGVIPYMLTQSDLVLTTGRQFIRAFEKTLPLKSFTVPIKFSPMRFYQLWHQRVHQSTEHKWLRDQVSIAARTLNQE from the coding sequence ATGTCCAGCCTCCCCCGCAACCTCGACCTGCACCTGATCCGCATTCTCTACCTGCTGCTGGTGGAGAAGAACGTGTCGCGGGTGGCGCTCAAGCTGAACCAGCCGCAGCCCTCGATCTCGGCCTCGCTGCGTAAACTCCGCGAGCTCACCGGCGACCCGCTGCTGGTGCGCGGCGCGCGCGGCATGGTGCCGACCCAGCACGGCGAGAGCCTGCTGAAACCCGCCAAGCGCATCCTCGACGAGGCCGAGAGCCTGTTCGTGCGCAAGGCGCCGTTCGTCCCCGAACAGGCGGCGCGCACCTTCCACATCGCCGCCCCGGATTATCTCGACGCGCGCTTCCTGCCCAATGTGGTGGCGCTGCTGCGGCGCGGTTCGCCCGCCAGCAAGGTCGTCATCCACGCCCTCGGCCCCGGCCTCGACTACCTGCGCATGCTGTCCGACGGCGACATGGACCTGGTGATCGCCAACTGGGACGAGCCGCCGGCCCACCTGCACATGTCGAAGCTGTTCGAAGACCCGATCATCTGCACCATGCGCGCCGACAGCCCCTACGCCAGGCGCACGGCGCCGGACGCGATGACGCTCGAGGACTACCTCGACCTGCCCCACGTCGCCCCGACCCAGATGCTGCCGGGTTACCACGGCGTGATCGACGCGTACCTGGAGCGCCACGGCCTGCAGCGCCGGGTGGCGGTCGAGTCGCCGTATTTCGGCGTGATCCCGTACATGCTGACCCAGAGCGACCTGGTGCTGACCACCGGGCGCCAGTTCATCCGTGCCTTCGAAAAGACCTTGCCGCTGAAGAGCTTCACGGTGCCGATCAAGTTTTCGCCGATGCGCTTCTACCAGCTGTGGCACCAGCGCGTGCACCAGTCGACCGAGCACAAATGGCTGCGCGACCAGGTCAGCATTGCCGCGCGTACCCTGAACCAGGAGTAG
- a CDS encoding urate hydroxylase PuuD, with the protein MFDPGYLAPYALEWFNLLLRWLHIVTGIAWIGASFYFVWLDNTIKPPQPDSDLARKGVSGELWAVHGGGFYNPQKYLVAPAELPGELHWFKWEAYSTWLSGFALLVVVYYLNAKAMMVDRSVADLSSWQAVGVGIASLVAGWVVYDLLCKSRLVQRQLAFGAVVWLLLVASSWVLTHLLSGRAAYLHVGAMIGTIMVANVAMVIIPGQRKMVDAMLAGRQPDPFHGIRAKQRSVHNNYFTLPVLFIMISNHYAMTYNHPHAWAVLGAIMLAGVLIRHFFNLRHKGRLAWGYPAAGVAVLLALAVALAPAKPARVDPAAGAVDAAARFATVRTIMDRRCVSCHAQQPTQPGFAAAPGGVVLDTPELVSQHAARIYQQTVQLKAMPLANLTHMTDAERAQVGAWFEAGAGTGDPQ; encoded by the coding sequence ATGTTCGACCCCGGATACCTGGCGCCATATGCCCTCGAGTGGTTCAACCTGCTGCTGCGCTGGCTGCACATCGTCACCGGCATTGCCTGGATCGGCGCTTCCTTCTATTTCGTCTGGCTCGACAACACCATCAAGCCGCCGCAGCCGGATTCCGACCTGGCGCGCAAGGGCGTGTCGGGCGAGCTGTGGGCAGTGCACGGCGGCGGCTTCTACAACCCGCAGAAATACCTGGTGGCGCCCGCCGAACTGCCCGGCGAGCTGCACTGGTTCAAGTGGGAAGCCTATTCCACCTGGCTGTCGGGCTTCGCGCTGCTGGTGGTCGTCTACTACCTGAACGCGAAGGCGATGATGGTCGACCGCAGCGTGGCCGACCTCTCGAGCTGGCAGGCGGTCGGCGTCGGCATCGCCAGCCTGGTGGCCGGCTGGGTCGTGTACGACCTGCTGTGCAAATCGAGGCTGGTGCAACGGCAGCTCGCGTTCGGCGCCGTGGTCTGGCTGCTGCTGGTCGCGAGCAGCTGGGTGCTGACCCACCTGCTCAGCGGCCGCGCGGCCTACCTGCACGTGGGCGCCATGATCGGCACTATCATGGTGGCGAACGTGGCGATGGTGATCATCCCCGGCCAGCGCAAGATGGTGGACGCCATGCTGGCCGGGCGCCAGCCCGACCCGTTTCATGGCATCCGCGCCAAGCAGCGCAGCGTCCACAACAACTACTTCACCCTGCCGGTGCTGTTCATCATGATCAGCAACCACTATGCGATGACCTATAACCACCCGCATGCGTGGGCGGTGCTGGGCGCGATCATGCTGGCAGGGGTGTTGATCCGCCACTTCTTCAACCTGCGCCACAAGGGCCGGCTCGCCTGGGGCTATCCGGCCGCAGGCGTGGCCGTGCTGCTGGCGCTGGCCGTGGCGCTGGCGCCGGCCAAGCCGGCGCGCGTCGATCCGGCCGCCGGCGCCGTGGACGCCGCCGCCCGCTTCGCCACGGTGCGCACGATCATGGACCGGCGCTGCGTGTCGTGCCACGCCCAGCAGCCAACCCAGCCCGGCTTCGCCGCGGCGCCGGGCGGCGTCGTGCTCGACACGCCCGAACTGGTCAGCCAGCACGCCGCCCGCATCTACCAGCAGACGGTGCAACTGAAAGCCATGCCGCTGGCGAACCTCACCCACATGACCGACGCCGAACGCGCCCAGGTGGGCGCCTGGTTCGAAGCCGGCGCCGGCACCGGAGACCCGCAATGA